A segment of the Lycium ferocissimum isolate CSIRO_LF1 chromosome 5, AGI_CSIRO_Lferr_CH_V1, whole genome shotgun sequence genome:
AAAGAATTAAAAGGCTATGAAGACAATTGGTAAAACCCAAGGTTAAGGCTTAGACAACTTGTACCATTCGAGACCCAGGATTGAGAGATGGAAATATATAAACTAGCACAactgagagaaagagagagagagagagagagagagagagaggagagttaAACAACTGAACCGAGTATATTAAACATGATGTCTAACAAGTTTTAATGGGAGATAGTAAGATCAAAAGGAATTGACTATACTACTCAATATATCGTTCATCACAAAGCCCCAGAATAATTTTATAGATCTTAATATATCAGCAGCGGATGGAAACCTCACATAACATAAGCAGTTAGGTTTACTAGAGTAAAGATGCTGTTAGAATACGAGAGTAAGCAACCCTATGGTCCATGTGGTATCCCTATAGAGATATGGAAGTAATTGGAAAAGTTGGAGTGATGTGACTAAACAAACTTTTCGAGGTTATATAAGTAGGCAAAAGCTCCTTTCAAAGTGGTATGCTTTTACTTGGTTAGCAGTAAGGAAAGCTCGTCTCACCCATGATAATCTTCAAAGAAGAGGTTTCCAGCTCAGCTCTAGGTGCTTTCTATGTCACCAGGAAGCTGAAACCAATGTGCACTTTTTCTTGCATAGTTCAATTACCAGACAACTATGGCAACTTTTTGCAGCTCTAGCTGGAATTGTTTAGGTGATGCCCCAGGGCACTTTTGACCTTAAATGTGGTTGGAACAGTATAAAAGGAGAAAACTTGCCACAAGGAGTGGTGGAAGATTGTTTTAGCTTGCATTTGGTGGACAATTTGGAAAGAGAGGAATGCAAGATGTTTTGAAGGCAAAAACAGCTCAATTCGGAAGATCAAGAGTTTTTgcatttctcttttttatttttggtgtaaacaacAGTTAATAGATGATACAGAATCACTACTTGACTTTTTGgcctctttctatgattttgtTAGGGGCTGTATTTTTAGATATGATGTACCAGCCCTTCTTTTTGTGATGCTGATAAAATAACATGGtatcaatttcaaaaaaaaaaaaaaaaatgctagatGAGTAGATAAAGAATACCTTAGTTAGTtctaatataaaagaaaaaaagaaaatgtttgaAGTTGTGCGAAACTCTATGAACTTAAATATATGAATCATAAGATTAAAACTTTGGAAAAGGTTGAAAGTCTAAACTTAGATATATTACTTTTTAATAGAGAAGCAACTTGGTTTTACGCTAGTATATCAGCAACAAAAACTATGTTTTTGCTAGGAAGATTTATGAAAGTTTATCGGAAAAGGAATAAAAATCTCCACATAACATTTATTAACCAAGAGATAACATATCATAGAATGTCATGAAAAGTTATATGACTAGTGCTCAAGCAAAATAGAATTCTTATCATATATAAATGCATAAAGGGACACGTGCGAAAGAGCAATCACATGTGTGTGAATAATGCACTAGCTATAAAAGAGTTTCCGATAAATGTGGGTTACTCTTGTATGGATGAACTAACCAATAACATAGAGAATGATGTTCCGTGATGTACACTATTTGCTGGTGATATTGTGCTAATTGATGAAACTATCAAAGGAATCAACTAAAAGGTGGAATTATAGAGACACTCAAGAGACCGAGGGTTTTCCTTTAAGTAGTAGTGCGACAGTATATACGCACTACAAGACTAGCCCCCATGAGAAGAGTGAAAATGATATGAGACCATTTGGAACTGTAGTGCCTAAAAGTTGATAACTCTAATATCTAAGGTCAGACATTTAGGTGAATGGCATGATAATGAAGATGTAATACATAGAATTCAAATATGATGACTTAAACGGAAGAGTGTTACGAAAGTGTTATGCTGTACAAAGATACCTCACAAAAAGAAAGGCAAATTGTACAGAATAGTCGTGAGACTAGAATGTCATATGGGAGTGAATTGTGAATGTTGAGGCTCATCATTTACCCACAATATGAAGGTCATAGAAATGTAGATGCCAAAATAGCTGTTCTGGCATATAATTAGACATATTAGAAGTGCAGGTATAGGATAAGATAAGAGAAAGGCTTTGAGCTAATTTTGTATGTTCCACATAGACCTCCTGATGCACCACTCAGTAGATGTGACAATATTATGATTGAAGTGATTAAACGAAAGGGACAGGTAGACCTAATACAGATGGAGCAAATTTGTCTTGATGTACACCTATACTATCCCGAAATCAATGGGACATAGCTAAGAACATAATAAGCAAATTTGATATTACTTATACTCATATCGGCTTGGCGAGTGTTGGGAGTCttcttattttgattaaatACATGTAGGGTCGTTTACAACAAGCATGAAACTTAGAAAACCTCTAGTGTTAAAAAATCACTTCATATCTCAAAACTGTGTACCTTTATGTCTCTGTCCAACACTAACACACCCATAGAGACCGTGTGTTTTGTGTTATATAGCAGACACTTCAaaccccaccaaaaaaaaaaaaaaaggacttgcAGCAGTTAATGGGAGGGGGTGTTGAGCTTCATGCAAAAATAACATACCAAGTATAGAAGTGCTGGTTGTGGCGAATGAGTCAAAATACCAGCTGCTAAGGCAGTAACCAGTCCAAGTGAATATCCTGCTAGGGCATACCATATGTACTTAAACCCCTTTGGAGATGATATATCCTCCTTCGGAAGTGGTATATCCAAGATGTTTTCAGAGTCCCTGCTCTTTCTATGGTCAAAACAGAGAACTAATGCTAAAAGCATAGAAGGAATAGCCTGAAAACACACAAGACAAATGAAAGCTTAGTCCACGTCAAATTGTTTAACAGAGTTATGACAGTATCACATCGTGAAGGACCAATCACAAACAAGAGAATCTGTGAAGATATTTGTATTCACTGAACAGTTAATAATGGAAACGCATATTGCATGTGTATATCTTTGGAACGACTGAATGTTACAGACTATCTTTGGAACTATTGCCGACAGAATCGCACAAAATTCCAGGAattgggaaaagaaaagatttttttaggtgttttccatttttattttatttttataaggtaagattttattaaaaaacCGTATCAAGATGATACTGTGAAAGTACAAGAAAAAAGCAGTCTAGATTACCTTAGAAACCTAAGTAGTCTAGCATGTCCACCATGTTATCTAAATAACAACATTTCCGTCTTTCCAATAATACAACTGGTGCAAACAACTATATTTCACAGATTGCAACTGCTcctttttgccttcaaaacacctcaaatttctttctttccatataGTCCAAGCTATGCTAAGAGGAATAGCTCTCCAGATCTTCTTTAGGGATGCATCGGGACATGCAATTTCCCAACACTAACACATTCCTGAACGTCATAGGACTTGTCCTCTGAATACCAAAGTTAGCTATGAACATGGTCCACACCTGCCTTGTAAATTCACAATGCATAAAGATATGAGCCACAGATTCACACGCTTTCTCACACAAGTAGCCTCTGCTGCACATTTTCCAACCCCTTCTCTTTAAATTCTCTTACGTTAGACAAGCACAATGAGACACTAGCCACCCAAAGAAAGCAACTTTTGTTGGGACTATAGTCTTCCAGATCATCTTCCAAAGCCACTTTTGTGCTTGCCCTGGCTGAATGGCATTTagaattttataaaatgatGACAGTAAAAGAGCCTCTTTTACCCCCCTTCCCAGATTAAGCTATCTACTCTATTTTGAATTAACACTACTGGTTGTATTTTCTGGATAAATAAATCAACTTCTTGCATTTCTCTATCACAGAGATTCCTTCTGAACTGAAAGTTCCATCCTGAATCAATAAATATATCAGCTAAGAGGACCTTTGGATTATAGGTCAATCTGTACAAATTGGGAAATTGATTTTTCAGCAAACCATAACCATCCCAATTATCCCAAAGTCTGATCTTTTTGCATGTTAAGCATGGTTCGCTTCTTGTTCGCTCAATATAAAGTATCTTTGCATAAACACAATTATTACCAGACAAACCTGTACTATGTGTTTCGTGGTGAAGGTTGCATGGACGAAGTAGGATTCGGAATTTGATCTTATCCTAAATTATATGACAGGATTTTTATTCGGGGTGATAATACTATATAACTTTCACAATTTAAAAATTAACTAGTTACTCAGATTTACAACTTACACATGACATAGCTATTAGATCAAATTTACAAACTTCTACTTTTGTACTTTTCATTGCTAGAAAATGTAATATATAAGCCTAATTAATCAATCTAACTATGTCGATACTGAATCTGTATCATAGACTGTAGACAGAAGTGCGTATTTGCTTTTGGATAAattctttcttctatttcttGTTTAAGAACCCTTCCGGGCACACGTGAAATAACATATAGCGCATTTATACATTCCCTAATCAAAAAATGCATTTGCATAAATAAGACCAGTAAGAACTGTCTTGAGTTTCTTTGTCTTGAAATTGATCTCCTACTTAGTGGCAGTAAATTTTTTGaaccccctctctctcttccacccacccaaaataataaaatgaaaagaaaatgaggaaGGGAAGAGTAAAGAAATTAAGTAGAAGTTTATATTTACTTATAACCAAGGAAACAAGAAAAAACAGTGACAATGAGGAAGAAGGTAGATACGACCAACAAGGCTAAGATATGAGTCCATAAATATAACCAACAAGGCTAAGATATGAGTCCAAACGTGCCACCTCAGAGCCGTTATCAAGTCCTGCCAGAAACACAGATCATCACTCTTAATTATCTTGTTTACACCCAAAAGGTTCACTTAACTAacagaaaaatatatgaaattccCAGTGCTCTAAGCAGTTACCACCCATATGCATCCCACTTCCTTGATAAACCTTTGGGTAAGCACTATACTCATCTGTTCATCATACAACCCAACACATATAGACTTTCTGTCACTGCAATGCATGGCTCGACTACACAAAATTGTCTTCTTCCCCTTTTACTTTAATACTACAACCTTGAGCGAGAGAAAGAAGAGCTATTACTGTCAGAATATGAAACTTAATGCCTGAAAATGGTTAAGCTACACACAACTACAGATATCTTTTAACAGAGATCTTACAGGAATTCCAAACATCAATCTGCAAATCTCTTTTTGACTAAGTTTGTCTCACAgcagcaattttttttttttttttttttatgcagcAGTTGTGTCCTGATGCTTAAGTCATTTGTGAGAAGAGGTAATGCTTGAGCTAGCAGGAAAGAGACAAGCGAagctgctctttttttttttttttttttttttttttgattaagaaGCTGCACTTATTATAAATAGTAGCAGATGGTAGAGAATTGATTGTATTCAAGCAGGAGGTTGTTAGCTTTCTATTTATTGAGATAAGGGATTCTTGGTCACAGaatcacaacaaaggaatcatccTACCCTATATTAGGAAATTCATTATTAAACCATCTTAGTTAGAATTCCTTTGTCGAAAAGAACTGCTAATTAGATCAGACAAACAAAAAAGTGCATATACTGTGAAAGTTATTCAAGAAAAGACAGGAACATCATCAGATTATGGCAAAGTCAGCTGCTGAGACTAGTTGCTccctttttgttttcatttcttttccgtTAGGGGTGGACCCAGGAAGGGGTGAGCAGGGTCCCCCAAACAACCAAGAATGAAGGACAACTTCATCACATTGTGAAAAATTGAAATGTCCCGTGTTGTGTCTCACCCTCTTTTTTTATGCGGACAAAATATAGATGCAAATAAGAAGAGTATAAAGGGAAACATTGATTGACCCTTGTACTTATTTCACAAATAGGAAAACGTATTTACCATGTCACCAAGACCCAGCATCATGAAGTCAGCAGCAGCATATCCAGGCACTACATCACCCAGTAAATTTCTGGGGAACACAATCTTGACAGGCAACTCGAGTTTTTTGGTTATCAACTGCAATCCAGGAAGGCTCAAACTATTTGCCACCATGTGTACAGGATTGGATGCTTGCTGGGTTGCTACAGACACCATAACATTTGCGCCAAAGAGTCTCTCAGAATAGAAAACCCAGAATATGTCATACACAAACAAGCAGACGAGGAGCATTGCACATATCTTAATGTTAGGAAGGCGAACATGGCTCACAAAAGCAATACAAAGAGAGATGCCCAACAAATTATTCAGTATCCAATGCCCAGAGACAAGCCACATTATTACTGTGCCAACACATAGCACTGTCAAAAGCCCTTCGATCCTAGTAAATGGCTTGGAACAACATCGAGATACAAAAGGGTCAGCTAAGCCGAACCGGGACTTGATTTGGGCAATATAAGGGAACAGGCAAAAGTAAAGAGATGATGCTGAGGCAACTGCAGTAAACACTGTGAGGACCAGTGAGACCGAAGAGAACaaatagaacatcaaaagcaagCTGCAAGAGCTCACTATCGGGATCATAAGAGCCTGAGACCTGTCTAACGTGATCGATGCTTCAGACCAATCATGATTTCGCTCCATTTCTTTGCCATAGTTTAGAGCCCGAAATGCAGATGCATATGACACAGCTATCGCAGTCAGAATAAGAGCAATTGGCGCTGGTTCAAGCAAATACACTAACTTCCATAAAGACTCCATCCTTAACAAAGTTGTACACTTTTCCTAGTGCTGCCTATAAAGACTTCCTTTCGGACGTAATAGGCTAAAAATCAAACACTTTTCCTTGTTTCATGAACTAGCAAATATACGAAGTTGCTCATTCACCCTTTACCGATCGTCGTTGGAATTCAAATAACCTGAAAGTACAAAGGTAAACTGATGGTTTATTTTTTTGCGCTATCAATAGAAAGCAGTGCCAGAAATTTAAGGAGTATATGGACTATAGCAGTAATAATTCGCAAAAATCATTAAGTAttctttaatttccttttaatgaaaatgtttattttaaatAGCTTCATGAACAAGACGAAATAAACTTTATGTGATAACAAGCAATCGGT
Coding sequences within it:
- the LOC132056554 gene encoding signal peptide peptidase-like 1, translating into MESLWKLVYLLEPAPIALILTAIAVSYASAFRALNYGKEMERNHDWSEASITLDRSQALMIPIVSSCSLLLMFYLFSSVSLVLTVFTAVASASSLYFCLFPYIAQIKSRFGLADPFVSRCCSKPFTRIEGLLTVLCVGTVIMWLVSGHWILNNLLGISLCIAFVSHVRLPNIKICAMLLVCLFVYDIFWVFYSERLFGANVMVSVATQQASNPVHMVANSLSLPGLQLITKKLELPVKIVFPRNLLGDVVPGYAAADFMMLGLGDMAIPSMLLALVLCFDHRKSRDSENILDIPLPKEDISSPKGFKYIWYALAGYSLGLVTALAAGILTHSPQPALLYLVPSTLGPIIVISWMRKELAKLWEGSPSKINGKTHFTEV